The DNA region TGTAAACTTTCTGTGAAAGAGAAACAATATTGCATTAAGTCAAAGCAACAAACTTGGGCAACCACACTGCAGCACAAGCTGAGGTAGGTCCACTGAGACAGCCCTTCACTTTTACACAAACAGGGTAAGTTCTGCCCTGACAACACCAACATTCTACTGTCATAccatcaaaaacattttatgatCAATCCATGACTATTCTGCATTTCTCTCTTCCTCATATGTGAGGGATcactttctatttaaaaatgcatacacATGAAAATTAAGAATACTTGATGAAGGCTTCTGATCAATTCAAACGTCTTAACAAAACAACTCagataaaacataaaaagacccaaaaccccaacaacataCTGTGTTACACTGTACAAGTGTACATAATCAAATAATTTGTAGGACAAATCTGAGAACAGCAGACCATATCTGTATTACAACAAATCAGAGACAGTGTGCTCCGATTCTGTTTCCCCTCTTGTCTCTATGCTTGTTTCTCTGATGCTAAAATGAAATTGTCAAAAGCAAATTTGTAGATACTTACCCGGTTCTTCTTCAAATTAGAAAGCTCATCAACTACAACCTTCTGCTCTTTAATCTGAAAGGCAAAAGATACACttcaatttaattattttataatccTGGTGGTGAACAGGCTTACTGATATTTTATGACAACTACATGCATATATAGCTGTTTTCTCTAAACAGACCATTGTGGAAGTAGATataaacacatttgaaaaaagaaatacttaaaataacTGCTCTAGAAACAGGTTATCTTGCATGGATTGATATTTCTCCTATCCTTAAAAGCAATCATTACTGGCAAGTCACAGTACGTCTAGCTATTTACAGTCTGAGACcacattttttccctcagaagaaaaacctgtaCAGAactaataaaacattaaataacttcagaaaacaaaatctagCATAATATCTACAACACACTTCATAATCACAGATATTTCTCCAGATTCAAAATGAAACCAATAAATACCCAAACGCCCTAAATCTGTATTAAGGGCAACAGAAGTTTTTCCATTGCTCTGGAGTTTTGCACAAACTTCCTTAGGGGGATGTGCCACCCTGTTCAACTGCACCGGCAGAGGTGGCAGGTATTCCCATATTCTTTTGCAGCGACAGCTGTGAATGCTAAAAAGCCATCAGGAGGACCATcataaaagccaaaaaaaaccccaaaacccccaaatctgGTCAGAGGGCACTTAGTGccttttgtttgaaaaaacaaaaccgttttctttattcttcctCTGTCTCCTGGAATTGGTGCTACAGTAGAAAGCTGCCACAGAATTCAGTTAGCCAATCTGAATGTGGCAtacagaaaagacagctttccCATCAGCTATATTAACGTCTTATATGTACAATTCCAACAGACAAAAGAGCAGTGTCATCTTTTGCTAAGGACTACACCAGCCACTTAAGGATAACTGAAGTTACAACCTGCCATACTATTACATCTTAGCTTTACAGCTTCCCAGGCAATCAAAAATACTACTGACTTTACACAGTATGGCCACATGGAAAAGAAGGCATTTTTTGAGGGAAAGCAGCTCCATAGGGCTTGACAGGTTTCAGACTAAACAAAGTTATCGGCACCATGGAAAACAGAGCAGATTTAGGAGTGCCAGAGTGTGACTGAAATCCCTTGGCACTTTTTGAGCAGATACAGCTGAAGTAGATGCTACAGAAAAACTTCACGGTGACTCACCTGACTTTTCAAGCTCAATTTAGAGCAGTaagaaccaaaaaaacccatcttgACAAGAGAGCCAACAGCATCGCCGACAAGCACTCGCTACACGACATACGCTCCCCGCCGAGAACCCCCTACCAGGAGCCCCGGCTTCCGGACAGGACTCGCCCGCCGCATCAGCGCGCTGATCACACCCGAGGCCGCAGGGCCCCCTCAGCAGCACGGCCCCGGGCTGCGCAGCCCAGAGCACCCCGGGGTACGCGGCGGGGAGGCAGGGCCGCAGCCTCAGGCCGCCCCGTGGcgctccccctcccccgccggcAGCAGGCCGCCTCAGCTCACCCTCCGACTCAGCTCCTCCTTGTGCCGCAGCTTCGCGCTCTCCCCCTCTTCCTGTCGCGACGCCCGACACGACATGGCCCCTCAAAgcgggccccgccggccgcACAACGCCACCGGCAGCCGGCCCCCTCCGCCGCGGCGGAGCATGCGCAAGCAGCGCGGCGGGGCGTCTGCGCATGCACCCGCAGCCCGGAGCCGCGGCGCACCAGTCAGCACTGAGCACGCGCGgagcgggcggggcggcgcggcgcggcagCCGATGGGGGTGTGAGTGGCGGGAATGCGTGAGGCGACTCGCTCCTCCCGGGGCCGGCCGCGTCCTGCCGCGCAGGTAGAGCTCTCGGGCCTGGGTGAGTTCTCACCTTGTCCCTGAGGCGCTGGCAAGGCTCAGGTGTTTGGCCTGTGGGCCTTGTGgagcttgaaaaaaaaccagataaaacgaaaaataaaaggaagtgCTTTGCCTTGAAACTGGTGTGGTGGTGACCCTGGGCTGGAGTCGGGCAGCTTGCGCTGAAATACCTTTGTGCAGTTTGCTTAAAGGTGTTCCAGGGGAGAGATGAATTATATAACATTTAcagataataaaattatatgttTTCCTCTTGGGTAGACGATAGCCTTAACAATTCTCTGTTTCTTCCATTCTACTATAGATACATAGCAGTGATGCACCTGTctttataaatatgtttaaGGAAGTTAAATGGCAGGATGATAATAGTGTGAGGACAAATAATATTATTGTGATTTGCTATCATAAATAAATTTAGGTTGAGAAATAGTGAAAGGAGCCAACTAGTGTGACCAGAAggttttgaaaatgtctttcaaTCACACCCgaggaacaaaaaaattaagacagagGTTGATTTAATTATGAAAGGAGTTACATGCTCTGATCACTGAGTTAGTTGGTGAATGAAACATATCTCGGGAAATAAGTCTGCtgattttcatggaaaatgctttatatatttatttatttattaataaagtatTAGTGGATATCGGTGGGGAGTTTGCCAAGGTGGTTAATGTAGGAACATTACAGTTCTTGTTTTGTCTCATGTTATcccttttgctctttttaaatattgtgtAATTATTCTAAAGACTCAAGAGTCATTCCAGATATACAGACTGCTACTGATAGCTCAGTTGGGATAGAAATCTCATAAAATCCTACAAGCCCTTGTGCTGCTGACTGTGCTGCAAACGTTGTGCAAATCTTCATGAATTACTTGAAATATTTGCTCCTTTAAGGATGGTAGGAGTGTtgatttttgttgctttgtgaTTTGTGGCTCACACAATCATATGTATTATGTATTTTGATAATACTTAGAGCTTGTGAGTAAGATGCCACCTTGTTTTGGTGGTACCCGTGAGCTTGGTTGGAATGTCTGTGATGTTGGTTGGAATTTTTGGCAGTGGTCTAGGGAGAATAAGGATTTTGGCTCCTAGCAGAAGCATGAAGAAAGAATTTGGCTATAAGAATGTTTGACAACACAGTGACTTGCAAATGTTACACTTACTTGCCTttaacagaaagagaaactgaGGTTACAGCTTCATAAAATGTCAGTCTTGCTCTTCCCTCCACCTTCAGCCACATGCTGCTGCCTCCACCCTCGCATCAACATGGCTGCTTGCGGGACTGTGCGGGGAGGCAGGTTAGATAGCTGATCCGCCTTTCTCCGCAGTGTGCCAGCGCTTATCTCTTTCTGCCAGTTCCAAAGCAGATTAACTAAAGGTGCTGGGGGACCGTTGCCTAGGAGCTGGAGAGGTTCTGGGGCTTGTCCTTCAAATTCTACAATAAACACGTCTGGGTCACATATCCAGTGTGCTTTGTAGTTTGTCACTCTTGTTCTTTAATCTGAGCGCCTCCTAACCCTCTGCTGCCTGAGTATGTTATTTGCTGTTGATACGTTACAAAGGTTGATGATCAAGTAACCCGGTAGTCAAAGTGTAATTTCTGTACTGATGATCCTTTTCATGTTCAGTAATAAATATAGTTAATGTTTATTAATCAAAAACTCATCACACTGCTTCTGGGAATGTTTCACTGCTTGGCTCATAAGAGAGATGATAATGGTCTTGAGATATAATAGTAAATGGGGAATGTTTTCAACTTCTGGTCTTACTATGAATTGTTGATTCTTCTACTGATATGGAATGTGCTTTTGATAAGTCCTTTGTAAAATTAATGGATTCCTGCAACATGGTTACTTCTGAACTTACATTCATATCCACAATAAGAGCAGCTGTTTAAAACTCAACAAAGGAAAACGTCGGTACCTTTTATCTGTCCTTGCAGGGCTGTGACATCTTAATTCAACCTTATTTCAGGGATGCTGTAGTTCAATCTTTTGCGATGTGCTTGCACTGCTCGTCATGAGAGGTGGTGAGATGACTCAGGAGCTGCTCTGGCAATGAGGTGGGCAATGTCGTTCAGTGATTCATCTCTGGTCAATCTACTTGTGTCTGTGCATTTCTCTTGTGCCAGCTCTGGTGCTCTGAACCATTTCTAGCATGAAGCTGTTTTTAGGAGGTTAATAATGCCTGATGCAATGTTTACAAAGTATCAAGGAATATTTCAGAGTCTTTTAATGTCTTCACCTTTTCAGCATCTGGCATCATTAAGAGTATACAAAATGACACAAATTACCCCACAATCAATGTAAATAGTTACAAACCGGGCAGTAATTACTGATGTCAGAAAATACAAGCATTAGCAAACAGGTGACCAAGACATTCTCAAATAACCAAGCTTAAGCTCTGACAGACTGTTGCTAAAAGCATGCTGAAAATGTTAGGCTGTCCTTCTGAAAACCTCTATCACTCCTGAACACCTCTTTTCAAGATGTTGGCAGTACATTTGTGTCAGATAACTTTACAGATGTGAGAGGTACAGGGTCGTGTTGATAATGCCTTTAGGGCTTAAAGTGCTACATTTCCGTGCTTTGCTGTGGGCTAGATGTCTGCATGTGCTCAGTTGTGTATCTAAGCTGATGCTTGGTAATATGTTAAGCCACAATAACTTGATTGTGGGTTCAAACTTGAGTCATTGACGAGGTTCAGCTGTACATGACAGTAATCTGTGGAAACATCATGCTCTAGAAAAACCATGTGTGGAGGTCCTTGGAACTAAACAGGACCAGGACGATTGTAGCTCTAATGTTGGCCACAAGAGAGCAAGCTGAAACTGTGCTGGGTGTTCAGGAATCCAGAGATAGTCAAAGAAAGAATTGAGCCTGGGATACAAGGCAGGTAGATGAGGCTCCTAGAAGGGTGACAGCGTGGTCAGAGAGAATTTgcatttattaatttcattgtcttttttggaacattttcagTTCTCATCCTGGGTTATTTTGCAGTCGGACATTGTAACATCAGAATCCATGTGAGTAAATTCTGGGAGGTAACACTGCTGTCAACATTAACTTCTCAGTTGAACctatattttaattacttacTAACTCATACCAGTCTAAGAAAATTCGAATTGTTGAAATTAGTTGGGTTTGCTTTACAGTAATCCTTTGGTTGAGACATTAGGATTTGAAAGGAGTTAGGTTACTTTACACAACCAGGGATCGTGATCTGTGTACCAGAATCTATATAAAGTCATGGTTTGTTTCCTTAGGCTAAGTGTCTAGATTATCCGTTGCAAAAGAAACCTTGCAAACCCTCTAAGCATTCTACTTTAAAAGTCCTGTTactgcaaacaaaacaagaagtcTGAGCACTTTTATGAACTTGTACAGTCagttttttccattatttactTCTGATACACTATTAAAGCAATCTGAGAACTCCTTTGCACAAAACTTCCACAGGTTGGATGTataaaattcttaattttctaattaaaaacagcatttcatcACTTTCACATGAAAGATTTTAAGGCTGTTGTGAAAATAGCTGACAACTTGTGTAGCATCACTTTATCGTTAGTCTCGACCATCTGATTGCGCTCCAAAAGTGCTGGACCAAGCAGTTTGTTTATAAAATACTCCCAGCATAGTTCTTTGTTTGATGATTTAAATAGAAGGGGGTTTAAACCCAGGCTTTTCCAAGTCTACTCTGGGTTCTTCAGTGTGAAACTGAAGTAACTCTGATGAACACAAGGGCCTTTCTCCAGGTCTTCTGTTGCTGTGGCTGAGAATACAGTTTGACCTTTAGTTCTCATAATCTTTCCTTCCTTAGTGCAGAACACCTTATTGTGGACTTTGCTAGAGTTTAAAAGAGGGTTGGGAAGTTCATGTGAGTGGTAGTTTGACTTAGAAAGGTAGAACTAAAagatttggttttgtcttttgtttatGAACTCTCTTTTGTTACAGAGAGATCATAAGCTGGGATGGCAATCCCTTACGTGCTTTGAATAACCGACACGCAGGTTTACTATAGTAACAGTCTAGTTTGAGTATAGGATCAGATTTCCAGACACACATTTTGAGCACTGAATGTTCAGGGATCTTTAAAAAATCAAGTGCTCTGTCTTAcaacaaacattttgtttgaagTATGAAGCTGGAAGCCTGGTGGCCTGAAATCCTTCTGTTGATGCTGCTAAGAAGCAGGGGTATGAGTGGCTTGGAACTGCTTGTGAACACCACACGGACCTACGCCtcatttaaattactttggaCTGGGGTATCTTGATGCAAAATGAGATTGGTGCTAATATTTCTGCctggcaagaaaaggaaaagagaactgCACCCAATACACTCCGAGTACAGGGCCAGCCTGCCCAGTAAGTATGCTTTTTGCAAGCTGGGCGAGGAAGCCTGAAGACAACTAGAAGGATAGTTAATGTGCTTGCTTCTATTTCCTGTTGGGAGTGCCTCCCTGACAATAAGTACTGTGTTTAATGCTATGTACACTGATATTTTCTTGAAGATAAAATACAGATTGCTTTGAAGGAGTAGGCAGGCCTGAGCAGGATGGGCTGCAGGTACAGAAGTAGCAGCTTGCTTGTGTTACTGTAATACGGGTCTCCTAGAACCAGGGACTTGGTCACCTTGGCTGAAATTGATGTGAATAAGTTGTAAATAATATGGTCAAGTTTGTACTCATAaatcaatattcattttaatgcataaataagcttgtaattgtatagcaacaaaggggttaaaatgtctgaaagatcaTATAGACTGTTCTGGCAAGAAAGTTGCAAATCTCTGAAAGGGGAGCTGTCCTCCctatctgcaaagcaagctgccctaCCAAGGAGATAACGGGACAGCAGGATGGCCTTGAGTCAAATTAACAAGGAGTATTGTAAAAACCCCGGGAAAGATTTCTACAAGTCTGCCAACTCATCACTTTTGAGAcctaaggtgaaaagtacaccgtgaggaagacctacggccttcctcccataGACCACTGCCCACATTCTAAAGACCCCGGCCCACAATTTTTGGAAGAATCTGCGCAAGCgtgaaggactgataagctaattaacatacgaagcgagggTAGGCGGGTTCAggtgatgaatatgtataggcgttaatggaatattcattgtttcattatataaatataagataatcTGCCCCTCTGGGTGGGTACGATTGGTGGAAGGATCCCCCGTACACCCGGCGCCGACAATAAAGAATAATTAATcactaagaaattctgaagacgtTCTTTGAAACAATCTGGCACCCCAGATGGGACGGCTCTCTGCCTGACCGTAGGACCCGCTGGGAAGTGGACTCCCTTGGGTACCCCCGGGGATTTTCCCGGAGGGACTCCCCAACTCATCGGATCACTGCGGAGGCAGACAAGAATCCCATCTTCTGTAAGTGATAATATTCTTTATTGCTGTATTCTGGTATTACCGGTAATCTGGGGTTACCCGTAAGACGAGAAAATTGATTTCCGCAGGGTAACTGCTGGGTATGCTTGGGAACTAGTTTCTCAGGTATACATCTGGGTATGCTTGGGAACTAGTTTCTCAGGTATACATCTGGGTATGCTTGGGAACTAGTTTCTCAGGTATACATCTGGGTATGCTTGGGAACTAGTTTCTCGGGTATACATCTGGTCTGGAAAACTCAGGTATACTTCTGTGGCTGGCACCCTAAGTatacttctggttttgtttgggttttatcaACATTTAATTGCCATCTGGAATCTGGCAAGTTTGCTTATAAAGCTTATTTGCTGCAGTGTTGCTTATTTTGGTTACCGGATTTATGGAATGTGGAATTTGACTTTGATAATTGTTACTGTGATTTCGGCTATATTTTGATAATAATAGTGAGCTCTTGGTGTTGCTGTAGAAAGATACCTGCGTGTTGCATTTTGTAAGTAGTAATTCTGTAAGTGATAAGTGTGTTCTGTGAGTGTAAGCTGGAAAAatgggaggaaagcagagtggtgggattttaaagaaaagcccGTTAGGATGTGTTCTGAGTCACTGGAGGGTTATTGGAGGGTCTGCTGGTGGAAGTGTGAATAAGAAAACATTGATAAAGTACTGCAATCAGTGGTGGCCGTTGTATAAGCTGGAAGATGGTGAGAAATGGCCACTTAACGGAACTATAAATTATAATACCTTGTTGCAGTTAATGCTATTTTTGcgaagagaaggaaaatgggatgaagtaatgTATGCAGATATGTTTTTTACCCTGAGAAATCATCCAGAGTGGCAAAAAGGGTGTGGAATTAATCTAGCTCCACAGGATCCCTTAATATTAGCAATGGAAAGGGACATGAGAaaagatgggaaaggaaagTTGAAGAGGTGTTGCTCTGCATGTAGTATCGGTCAGAGATGTCTAAAGTTAGGGGAGCCAGAGGAGGGAGAAAGTAGGATGGAGGATTATGTTCCACCCCTATCGAATATGGAAAGTATCCGGACGGAGAAGTCTGTGGATGAGGGGGGCGAGGACTGTAAGAATTCAAAAGGGTTTACCCCGATTACTGCACGTACAAGGAGTAAGGCAGGAATAAGTAACCAGTCGGGACCGGTGATGCAAGCCCCTCTGCGACAAGCTGTGGGGACTAATGGACCGGTTagaattaaaattccttttaccACTAGTGAATTAGATTCGTGGAAGGAAGCTGTAAAAGGTTATAGGGATGACCCGGAGGAGGTGGCTAACAGGTTCGaattaattatgaaaaatttaGATCCGGATTGGAAAGACATAGAAATAATGTTAGCAGCTCTGCCGGAAACAGAGAAGCAATTGGTAATAAAAACAGCCCGGACGCATGTGCAAGTGCAAATAGCTTCAGGGGTTCTGCCCGGAACTGTGGAAGTACATGTCCCGAGAGCAGACCCCGATTGGGACTATAATGATGGTAACGACTATAGATTACTAAAAAGGTATCAGGAATGGATAAGAATTGCCCTGGAAAATGCTATTCCCAAATCTGTAAATTGGTCCAGGTTGTACACTATAAAACAAGGACCGTCTGAAACCCCCACAGAATTTTTGGAACGTTTAAGAACAGCTATGCAAAAATTTACAACGATAGATCCGTCCTCAGAAGGGGGTAAATTACAATTGATTTCATTGTTTCTGGGACAATCAACAGaagacataaggaaaaaactccaaaaaTTACAAGGGGCAGACATGAGAGACTTAGAAAAACTGGTAGAGGAAGCATGGAGAGTGTTTAGAAACcgggaaggggaggaaagacagaaactggGACAGACTATTGCAGCAGCAACAGTAGCTGCATTAAATAATCAGGGACCAACTTTTCGAGTTAAAAATAGGGGAGATGGGAAACGAATAAGGACCCAGCAACCACCTCTAAGATCAGATCAGTGTGCCTATTGTAAAGAGGTAGGCCATTGGAAAGGGGAGTGTCCAAAGCGAGGGGGAGCTCGAAACATGATAGCAAATGTTTCATCGGATCAATGAAGTCGACCAGGAGAATCTACCCTAGCAGATCCTCTGGTTAAAATAGAGCTAGGGAACTCGGGAcaagaaatggaattttaataGACACAGGTGCTTCCTATTCGGTGTTAAATCAAAAGCTAATGCCAGAAGATAAAGACTTTGTGACTGTAGTGGGGGCTACGggccaacaacaaaaagcctttttcctAAAACCGCTAAAGTATAAATTAGGGAAACAGGTGGGAATACA from Falco biarmicus isolate bFalBia1 chromosome 8, bFalBia1.pri, whole genome shotgun sequence includes:
- the ASDURF gene encoding ASNSD1 upstream open reading frame protein, giving the protein MSCRASRQEEGESAKLRHKEELSRRIKEQKVVVDELSNLKKNRKVYRQQPNSNIFFLVDRTETLSQCKNTLDELKKAHQEMENSEKTKIKK